The segment CACATATAGCTCTCTGATTGCTTCTGTATCATTTGTTACCCTTGCAACAACCTTGCCTGCTGGCAGGTTATCGAAATATTTAATTGGCATCCGCTGAATTTGGGCAAATACGTCCTCCCTCATCTTCTGGATTATTCTGTTTGCTGATTTCTGCAAGTATAGATGCTGTCCATATTGAAACACGGAAGCTATAATAACAAGCCCGAAATAAAAGGCCAGCAGTTTAATAATCGAGGGCACTTCTAGTTTAAAGAATGCAAAGACTTCCTCCATACTGAGACGTGCTGCTTCATACTTAGCAACATCACCGCCTGAGGTAATGGTCAAAACCCCATCTTTATAGCTTCTTTCTCCATCAAAGCTAATATCTTCTTGGATAAACAAAAAGTTTCTTCCGACTTGAAAAATCCTCGCATCTGCTGTATCACTTTCTCCTGTCGGCTTAACTTTCGTGTACAAATTACCATCATACTCGACTGCTCCTGTAGTTGAGGTAGTTTCGTACCATTTATTTTCAATCCCCATAATATGGTCATCGATAATTTTTTTGGCGATAAACGGCCCAGCTAAATCTGCAACAACCGCTATCGTCAGCATGATGAGAGCGAATATTATTATTTTTTTAAATTGTAATGCATATTGAAGTAATCTTCTTCCAGTGCTCATGCTTGCACCTCAATCCCTGTAGACTGTGCCGTTTTCGTTTGCTGAATTTCAAACTGCTCTTTATACCATCCGTTTTTCTGCAGCAGCTGTTCATGTGACCCATGCTCTATAATTTTCCCATCCTCTAGGACGATAATTTGGTCTGCATGCTGAACCGCTGTCATTCTATGTGTTGTAATAATTGTCGTTTTACCTGAACGTTCTTTTTTTATATTTTGGATAATATTCTGTTCTGTTTTGGCATCAACTGCAGATAAGGAATCGTCCAAAATTAGAATTTCAGGATTTCTTATTAAAGCTCTCGCGATAGAAATTCTTTGTTTTTGCCCGCCAGATAAAGCAACACCCTTTTCTCCTACTAGCGTTTCCAACCCTTCTGGAAGCATCTCAATATCCTGGTTAAATGAGGCTAAGCGAATTGCTTCCTCTAGCTGCTCCTCTGTTGCACTCTCCAAATTTCCAAATAGAATATTATCTTTCACTGTTTTTGAGAATAGAACATGATCTTGCGGCACATAGCCAATCCAGCTACGGAGCTTTTGCAAATTTATTTCGTCAATGCTCGTGCCATTGATGGAGAGTTCTCCTTGTCCTTTTGGGTACTCTCTCAGCAGCTGCTTTACTAGTGTCGTTTTACCGCTACCGGTCTTCCCGACAACCCCAATTGTTTCGCCTCTGTTAATCCGCAAATTAATATCATTAAGATTAGTTACGGCAGAAGACGGATATTGGAATTGTACGGAATCAAATAAAATAGCGTCAGGAACAGCTAATTCATTACTTGCGCTAGGATTTAAGACATCTGGCTTATAATCTAATGTTTCCTGCACCCTGTCTAATGAAGCGTTTCCTCTTTGCATGACATTCATTAATTCACCAATAGCAAACATCGGCCATACTATCATTCCAAGGTAGACGTTAAAGCTAACAAGCTGGCCAATGGTTATTTGCTGCTGAAAAACAAGATAGGACCCGTAACCCAAGCCAATAATATAGCTTAACCCGACAAGAATACGAATCGTCGGTTCAAATAAAGAATCAATCTTCGCAACCTGAATGTTTTTGTTATAAACATCCTCTGTCATCTGATGAAATTCTTTTTCATCATCCTTCTCCAATACATATGCCCGAATAACACGGACACCACCGATTGACTGAAGAACACTATCATTTAAGTCTCCAAAAGCATCCTGAGCCTCTGTAAATCGTTTATGAATTCGATCACCGTATATTTTCATGATGATAGCCATAATTGGTAGCGGCAATATCGCTGCAAGTGTCAGCTTCCAGCTTACTAAAAGACACATCGTAATAAGAATGGTAATCATAAACGCTGTAGAATCAATCAATGTTAATATTCCGAATCCTGCTGTAATACTGATTGCCTTCAAGTCATTTGTCGCCCTTGCCATTAAATCACCAGTACGGTTCTTTTGAAAAAATGTCGGTGTCATTTTAAGCAAATGTCCCATAAAATTGCTCCGCAGCTTTCGCTCCAACACAAAAGCGCCACCAAACAGCTTATACATCCAAAAATAGGTTATTGCGTATGAGCTAATTGTGATTATTGCTACCGCAGCAATATATTGCATTGTCTTTACGCTTGTCAGCGAACCTACATTTATTTCGTCAATAAACATTCCTAGAATTTGCGGCGGCAAAATATCAATAACCCCCACAAGGATAAGTAAGGTGATGGCTATCGTATACCTTTTCCAGTGTTCTTTAAAAAACCATTTTAATTTAAATAAAATTGAAAACATATTTTTCTCCCCTCATCTCACAAAACTTAACTAGCCGCTTTCCAGATCCATTCTGTTTGCTCCATAACTTCTGCTACCTACAATCATTAACATCTTCCTCCTTAGATTTTCAGTAATATATATAGAAAAGAGGCAAATTATTATTTCCCTCTATTTCTCGAACACAAAAAAAGAGACAGACCGCCCCATGCGATCTGTCTCTTTTGATGCTTGCCATTTACATAATAGCCTTAAAGTCGGCAATTATCCTTTGTGCATCAATTATCCAGATAGAAGCAAAGGCCACTGATATATACAATTCCCAGGTTGATATCCATCATTTTGTTGTTCCACATATCAGTCGCCTCCCTTCTTTTCATTAATTTTCCAATATAATATAATTGAAGATTAACATGCTAAAATATTAAAGTCAATTGCTAATATTTCGACAAATAATGCTTATAATTGGAAACCTACTACCTCCCCCCCTACTTCAGTATATTTATTCCTCCTTAAGTCGGAGTTACTTTAGTATTTAAGTCACAATTTATCTAAATAACGTTTAACCAACTGCCATTCGGGTACTTGATTGTTACATACAAATAAAAATAATGGACGATTATCTTTAAAATAACATGTAGAAAAAAGGAGCGATAATAATGGAGACATTTTTGAAAAGGGTAACTCTTCATGAAAATATGACGGTAAAGGATATTCTTTCCTTTTACGAGGCAACAAAAAAATTCAATGTGAAATGTCAGCTTTTATGCAGCAAACACGTCGTGGAAACAACTAGCCTTCCGAAGCTTGTTTCTTTTTTCTTAACAGCAGGCTCAAAGCAGGACATCCAAATTAAATTAGAGGGAACACAGGCAAGTTCTTTCTGGAAGAGCCTTAAGGAAAACTCCTTTGTAAAGGCCTATAACCAAAATGGCATAGCTTAAATAAGAAAAAGCTTGAAATGCAACCATTTCAAGCCTTTTTTATTTGCATTAGAAACTAATTAACCATCATGAATGCAAGGCTATTACTGTGCTGTTGACAACTCCTGGAATCGCTCCATCGACTCTTTTTCATCAAAGCTTGAAAAGATGCGGAAATGATCTTCATCAATAATTCTGAAATGCTGGCTGATGATGTTCTGCTGAAGAATAAACCCGTTTTTCCTATCCGCTTCACGCCACCATACTTTACCGCCAAGTGTTTTTTCCTTTCTGTAATCCATGCCGTCACGTGCTACTGTTTCTAACACTTCTAACGGCTCATTTCCAAACAAGAAACGCACTGTTTCTGTTTCTCTGAATAAAGCGCAAACTGCCACAACAGTTGACCAGCCTGCATACAATCTGCCTTTTTCAATTTGAACGAGAGTTTTTTTTGAAAGACCAATAACCTCAGCCATCTTGTCCTGAGTGTAGCCTGCCTCAGTCCGTATTAAGCGCATTTTTTCCGATACATTAAAAATAATCTCTTCTCTTGTCAAAATGCATTCATTCCCTTATAAGTTATGTGTAATTTTACACTGTTATTTTTATTATAAGCCTATAAAAGGCAAATTTCAATTTTTAGCTTGGTGAATTTAAGTGTAATTGTTATGGGAAGAAAAAATGCCTGCTAAATAGCAGACATATTTCTTTAATGCTGTTTGTAATTTTTCAATATATCCTGCAGCTTTTCTCCATGTTTAACCATTTCTTCGGCAGCATTTGTTACATTTGCGATTGCTGTAATTTGTTCGTCTGTTGAAGAGGCTACTTCCTCGACAGATGCTGCGTTTGATTCAGATACAGCTGAAATAGCTGTAATAGATTGGAGAATATGACTATTCTGCTCTACTATTGTCTTAAGCTCTGCACCAAGATCTTGGACTGCATGAATCGTTTCATTAACAGCTGAGGATATGTTTGTGAATTCATTTTCAGTGCCATTAACCGCATTATTTAATTCCTCTGATTGTGTAGTAGTTTCAAATAATGCCTGGACTGTTTTTTCCGTTTCCTTTTCAATCGACTGAATC is part of the Niallia taxi genome and harbors:
- a CDS encoding ABC transporter ATP-binding protein gives rise to the protein MFSILFKLKWFFKEHWKRYTIAITLLILVGVIDILPPQILGMFIDEINVGSLTSVKTMQYIAAVAIITISSYAITYFWMYKLFGGAFVLERKLRSNFMGHLLKMTPTFFQKNRTGDLMARATNDLKAISITAGFGILTLIDSTAFMITILITMCLLVSWKLTLAAILPLPIMAIIMKIYGDRIHKRFTEAQDAFGDLNDSVLQSIGGVRVIRAYVLEKDDEKEFHQMTEDVYNKNIQVAKIDSLFEPTIRILVGLSYIIGLGYGSYLVFQQQITIGQLVSFNVYLGMIVWPMFAIGELMNVMQRGNASLDRVQETLDYKPDVLNPSASNELAVPDAILFDSVQFQYPSSAVTNLNDINLRINRGETIGVVGKTGSGKTTLVKQLLREYPKGQGELSINGTSIDEINLQKLRSWIGYVPQDHVLFSKTVKDNILFGNLESATEEQLEEAIRLASFNQDIEMLPEGLETLVGEKGVALSGGQKQRISIARALIRNPEILILDDSLSAVDAKTEQNIIQNIKKERSGKTTIITTHRMTAVQHADQIIVLEDGKIIEHGSHEQLLQKNGWYKEQFEIQQTKTAQSTGIEVQA
- a CDS encoding helix-turn-helix transcriptional regulator, producing the protein MTREEIIFNVSEKMRLIRTEAGYTQDKMAEVIGLSKKTLVQIEKGRLYAGWSTVVAVCALFRETETVRFLFGNEPLEVLETVARDGMDYRKEKTLGGKVWWREADRKNGFILQQNIISQHFRIIDEDHFRIFSSFDEKESMERFQELSTAQ